The DNA sequence GGTAATCCTCCCATTTTTAACAGGAGCCTGCAGTAGAAGGTTTTAGTTTTAAAGCTTCTGCCAACTTCATTGCTGGCGTGATACCTCCAAGTGCCATACTCGGACGTTCATTATTGTAAATCCATAACCACTGTGTCGCAGTGAGTTGTGCCTCTTCAATGGTTGCAAAGTCATTCATCTCCATCCATTCATGCCGAACAGTTCTGTTATAGCGTTCTACATAGGCATTTTGCTGTGGCTTTCCTGGCTGAATGTAATCAAGCTGTATTCCTCGAGTTTCTGCCCAACAACAAAGGGTTGCACTGATATTTTCCGGCCCGTTATCACAACGAATCTTCCTGGGTTTGCCACGCCATTCAATAATCCGATCCAGAGCCCGCGTAACGCGTTCTGATGGAAGCGATACATCCACTTCGATTCCTAACCCCTCACGGTTAAAGTCGTCCAACACATTAAAGGTTCGAAAAGACCTGCCATTGGTGAGCTGATCAGCCATAAAGTCCATCGACCATGTGTCATTGGGCCGTTCTGGCACAGCCAATGGCTCCGGTTTCTCCCGCTTCAGCCGCTTGCGCGGCTTAATTCGTAAATTCAGCTCCAGCTCACGGTAAATACGATACACCCGCTTGTGATTCCATCCAAAACCCTTCACATTACGCAGATAAAGGAAACACAAACCAAAGCCCCAGCGCTTGTGGCAAGCCGTCAAACGGAGTAACCAATCGGCAATTTCCTCGTTCTCATCGTTGAGCACCGGCCGATAGCGATAGCAGGTCTCAGAAATGCCAAATGTTGTACAGGCCAAAACGATACTAACGGACTTATCCTGCACTGCCCAATGTGCCATTACTTTGCGCTGAGAGGGCTTTACCACTTTTTTCCGAGCGCCTCCTTCAACAGCTCATTCTGCATCTGGCTTTCCGCATACATCCGCTTTAACCGTTTGTTTTCCTCAGCCATCGCCTTCATTTCAGATAGCAAGGCAGCATCCATCCCACCATACTTGCTGCGCCATTTATAAAAACTTGCAGTACTCATTCCATACTCTCGGCATAAATCAGCCACTGGAATTCCTCCTTCAGCTTGCTTCAGTATTTGCATGATCTGGCTTTCCGTAAATCGCTGCTTTTTCATCAGTAAAATTCCTCTTCGTCTACGATAGAAAATTCTACTGCTTTGCTCCTCTAATTTTTGGGGGGATTACCATCCGAAATATGCATTTTTGCGCTTAATGCGACAGAACCCATTTGATAACATTGAGAGCGATTGTTTTGTGCTGGGTAATGTACGAACAGGCTGAGATACCGGTATTACGCTTGTTGGTGGTGTATCACCCCCCTGCTTCGCTATTGTGTTTTTTTCGGTTTCAGTCGATGCGATTGGAGACTCAAGCTGCTCAGTTACACGGCCATAGGTGAACATCGCCATAGCTGGACTGCAAAAAGCAGGAAAATTGCCGCATAGACCTTTTTAGGTATCGCCCGCTTCGGTTTTTCCACATGCAGACTTGCTTATTTACTAACTATTACTATTATTGAACTCCAATAGGTGATACACGCCAAACGATGTTGCCGACATCATCAGCCACAAGTAATGCACCTGTTTTATCAATTGTTACTCCGACAGGTCGACCTCGTGCCTTGCCTGCTTTGTTAAGAAATCCAGTGAGAAAATCGACAGGCATCCCGCTTGGCTTGCCTCCGCTGAACGGAACAAATACAACCTTGTACCCAGATGGGGGATCGCGATTCCACGATCCATGCTCACCTATGAAAG is a window from the Thermodesulfovibrionia bacterium genome containing:
- a CDS encoding IS3 family transposase (programmed frameshift); this encodes MKKQRFTESQIMQILKQAEGGIPVADLCREYGMSTASFYKWRSKYGGMDAALLSEMKAMAEENKRLKRMYAESQMQNELLKEALGKKVVKPSQRKVMAHWAVQDKSVSIVLACTTFGISETCYRYRPVLNDENEEIADWLLRLTACHKRWGFGLCFLYLRNVKGFGWNHKRVYRIYRELELNLRIKPRKRLKREKPEPLAVPERPNDTWSMDFMADQLTNGRSFRTFNVLDDFNREGLGIEVDVSLPSERVTRALDRIIEWRGKPRKIRCDNGPENISATLCCWAETRGIQLDYIQPGKPQQNAYVERYNRTVRHEWMEMNDFATIEEAQLTATQWLWIYNNERPSMALGGITPAMKLAEALKLKPSTAGSC